A genomic window from Microbacterium sp. ET2 includes:
- a CDS encoding alpha/beta hydrolase: MPETDTDFRSLPLTELLRLLREEGEPSDPRTDIDTASLKRRFPRLAEVAMRDLSFDGGEGRAVPARVYRDVTAPASGRALVWVHGGAFIGGHLDMPESHWVAMELAARGTPVLTLDYVKCLGATHFPEPSDDVLAGWWCAVAHAEELFGLPASAVLLGGASAGGNLTAGVTARLRDAGDAMPAGLVLVYPVVHPNGPEATAEVDPSSRHGEMVLNFAGTIEVLADPHAFAALGPAAGFPPTLVLVCEHDELRPSGEAFARQLGDAGVPVSLRVEPGAAHGHINEPSDPTALPTVKAIADWIGGLP; the protein is encoded by the coding sequence GTGCCTGAGACAGACACTGATTTTCGCTCCCTGCCCCTTACGGAGCTTCTGCGGCTGCTGCGTGAGGAGGGTGAGCCGTCCGACCCGCGCACCGACATCGACACCGCATCTCTGAAACGCCGGTTCCCGAGGCTCGCCGAGGTGGCGATGCGCGACCTCTCGTTCGACGGTGGCGAGGGTCGTGCGGTCCCGGCGAGGGTGTATCGGGATGTCACGGCGCCGGCCTCGGGCCGGGCGCTCGTCTGGGTCCACGGCGGGGCCTTCATCGGCGGTCACCTCGACATGCCCGAGTCGCACTGGGTCGCGATGGAGCTCGCCGCACGCGGCACTCCTGTCCTCACGCTCGACTACGTCAAGTGCCTCGGTGCAACCCACTTCCCCGAGCCCTCCGACGACGTGCTGGCAGGATGGTGGTGCGCTGTCGCCCACGCCGAGGAGCTCTTCGGGCTCCCTGCATCCGCGGTTCTTCTTGGCGGCGCGAGCGCTGGCGGCAATCTGACCGCAGGGGTCACCGCCCGCCTGCGTGACGCAGGAGACGCCATGCCGGCGGGGCTCGTCCTCGTCTACCCTGTGGTTCATCCCAACGGGCCGGAGGCCACCGCCGAGGTCGACCCGTCCTCCCGCCACGGGGAAATGGTGCTGAATTTCGCGGGCACGATCGAGGTCCTCGCCGACCCGCATGCGTTCGCGGCGCTCGGTCCGGCGGCGGGCTTCCCGCCGACGCTGGTGTTGGTGTGCGAGCACGACGAGCTCCGCCCGTCAGGCGAGGCGTTCGCACGGCAGCTCGGCGATGCCGGCGTGCCCGTCTCGCTGCGGGTGGAGCCCGGCGCAGCGCACGGTCACATCAACGAGCCGTCCGACCCCACCGCCCTCCCCACCGTCAA
- a CDS encoding C-glycoside deglycosidase beta subunit domain-containing protein, giving the protein MLLERDILQSIGFRNVREGDRVTGFQIRLRMPSYRGMAASLIDGVAVRVGDLLDVGPDVPRWTLQGRTYTLQELWDSEGVRWPLEDAAVITVPFDGGLPEGTHEVSIELRLRMSYIPVEHQPSTYRETRHITLSSDLDGGPFKYGVSLYSFMHDFGTVLDLESALAHVADVGATGVEILGEGHIAGYPEPSTAWIDTWFTLLEKYRLEPTNYGSWIDTRLHSSGANARDLTAAEGAAMLQRDLRLARRLGFGFVRPKIGVISSDLVPHPTWTEAVERSLDLAAELDVIICPEIHSPTPIKHEVVDDYIGLIQRTGTKHFGLLLDTGIFQDRPIPLRPGELPGQRPAFLDGIGVDPADIADIAEYVVFIQAKFHDIDEDQVDQQIPWEPVLRALKDAGYSGYLSSEYEGDRAPWRAIEQVRRQHSLIRRIASGL; this is encoded by the coding sequence ATGCTTCTCGAACGAGACATCCTCCAATCCATCGGCTTCCGCAACGTCCGTGAGGGCGACCGCGTGACCGGCTTCCAGATCCGCCTGCGCATGCCGTCGTATCGCGGCATGGCGGCCTCGCTCATCGACGGGGTCGCGGTGCGCGTCGGCGACCTCCTCGATGTCGGTCCCGACGTTCCACGCTGGACGCTGCAGGGCCGCACGTACACCCTCCAGGAGTTGTGGGACTCCGAGGGTGTGCGGTGGCCGCTGGAGGATGCCGCGGTGATCACCGTTCCCTTCGACGGCGGCCTCCCGGAGGGCACCCACGAGGTGTCGATCGAGCTGCGGCTGCGGATGTCGTACATCCCCGTCGAGCATCAGCCGTCGACATACCGCGAGACGCGGCACATCACCCTGAGCTCCGACCTCGACGGCGGGCCCTTCAAGTACGGCGTCTCGCTGTACAGCTTCATGCACGACTTCGGCACGGTGCTCGACCTCGAGTCGGCGCTCGCACACGTCGCCGACGTCGGCGCCACCGGGGTCGAGATCCTCGGGGAGGGGCACATCGCGGGCTACCCCGAGCCGTCGACCGCCTGGATCGACACGTGGTTCACGCTGCTGGAGAAGTACCGGCTCGAGCCGACGAACTACGGCTCGTGGATCGACACGCGCCTGCACTCCAGCGGCGCGAACGCGCGCGACCTCACCGCCGCTGAAGGAGCAGCGATGCTCCAACGCGACCTGCGGCTCGCCCGTCGCCTGGGATTCGGGTTCGTCCGTCCCAAGATCGGTGTGATCTCCAGCGACCTCGTGCCTCACCCGACGTGGACGGAGGCCGTGGAGCGGAGCCTCGACCTCGCCGCCGAGCTCGACGTGATCATCTGCCCCGAGATCCACTCGCCGACCCCCATCAAGCACGAGGTGGTCGACGACTACATCGGGCTCATCCAGCGCACCGGCACGAAGCATTTCGGTCTGCTGCTGGACACCGGCATCTTCCAGGACCGGCCGATTCCGCTCCGCCCCGGGGAGCTTCCGGGTCAGCGCCCGGCCTTCCTCGACGGCATCGGGGTCGACCCGGCCGACATCGCCGACATCGCCGAGTACGTCGTGTTCATCCAGGCGAAGTTCCACGACATCGACGAGGACCAGGTCGATCAGCAGATCCCGTGGGAGCCGGTGCTCCGTGCTCTGAAGGACGCGGGGTACTCCGGCTACCTCTCCAGCGAGTACGAGGGCGATCGCGCGCCGTGGCGCGCGATCGAGCAGGTGCGAAGGCAGCACAGCCTCATCCGCCGCATCGCCTCCGGCCTCTGA
- a CDS encoding sugar phosphate isomerase: protein MTPDEEFAFSVEMFRGAKKLGFPLVRIQSAKPALLRRLLPVAEELQLTLAYEIHAPLGPNAPEIMKVRDTYAELDSPLLGFVADFSSTMHAMSPTLLRAVRRAGLDDPAVERLQEIWATDASMRDRQQEFIAYLHGRDFDPGRLGAFAHLAFNMHGHVDPREWADIMPQILHVHAKFYDIDDNGQEPAIDYPAHVRVFVEGGYRGFWSSEWEGHAFAELGEVDPLLLVRRQHDLIRSAMRAATEPARA from the coding sequence ATGACGCCCGACGAGGAGTTCGCGTTCTCGGTGGAGATGTTCCGCGGCGCGAAGAAGCTCGGGTTCCCTCTGGTGCGCATCCAATCGGCGAAGCCCGCGCTGCTGCGGCGGCTGCTTCCGGTGGCCGAGGAACTCCAGCTCACGCTCGCCTACGAGATCCACGCGCCACTCGGTCCGAACGCGCCCGAGATCATGAAGGTGCGCGACACCTACGCCGAGCTCGATTCGCCCCTTCTCGGGTTCGTCGCCGATTTCTCCTCGACGATGCACGCGATGTCGCCGACGCTGCTGCGCGCGGTGCGGCGGGCGGGGCTCGACGACCCTGCCGTGGAAAGGCTGCAGGAGATCTGGGCCACAGACGCGTCGATGCGCGATCGGCAGCAGGAGTTCATCGCCTATCTGCACGGCCGGGATTTCGATCCCGGGCGGCTCGGGGCCTTCGCCCACCTCGCTTTCAACATGCACGGCCACGTCGACCCGCGGGAGTGGGCCGACATCATGCCGCAGATCCTCCACGTGCACGCGAAGTTCTACGACATCGACGACAACGGGCAGGAGCCGGCGATCGACTATCCCGCCCACGTGCGGGTGTTCGTCGAGGGAGGCTACCGCGGCTTCTGGTCCAGCGAGTGGGAGGGTCACGCGTTCGCCGAGCTCGGCGAGGTCGACCCGCTCCTCCTCGTCCGGCGACAGCATGACCTCATCCGCTCGGCGATGCGGGCTGCGACGGAGCCGGCACGTGCCTGA